Proteins from one candidate division WOR-3 bacterium genomic window:
- a CDS encoding alanine--glyoxylate aminotransferase family protein: MHKKLFIPGPTEVREEILKAQSKWMIGHRSKEFGELNERIVQKTKQVLGTKNYCMWFTSSGTGTMEGAVRNVVTGKILHTVNGAFSDRWFKISKACGKDAAALTVEWGKAIKPEMIDRELAKGGYMALAVTQNETSTGVRNPIEDIAKMMGDKYPDVLILVDAVSSLMGDWFDIDALGLDIVVASSQKAVALPPGLAVAVVSQRALDKCRTVPDRGYYFDYDAMLKRYDKDRQTPTTPAISLFWALDAELDHILKEGMENRYQRHLEMARFTRDWARRYFALFAEPGYESVTLTTATNTRGISVKDLNSELGKRGMQISNGYGDLKEKTFRIAHMGDLTLADMKEVTAAIVDILKLE; this comes from the coding sequence ATGCACAAGAAGCTGTTCATACCGGGTCCGACCGAAGTTCGTGAGGAGATACTCAAGGCCCAGTCGAAGTGGATGATTGGTCACCGGTCCAAGGAATTCGGTGAGCTGAACGAGCGTATCGTACAGAAGACAAAGCAGGTCCTCGGCACTAAGAACTACTGTATGTGGTTCACCTCGTCCGGGACCGGTACGATGGAGGGCGCCGTGCGCAACGTCGTGACCGGCAAGATTCTACACACCGTCAACGGTGCCTTCTCAGACCGATGGTTCAAGATTTCTAAGGCCTGCGGTAAGGATGCTGCCGCCCTGACGGTCGAGTGGGGCAAGGCAATAAAGCCTGAGATGATTGACCGGGAACTGGCCAAAGGCGGATACATGGCGCTGGCTGTGACCCAGAACGAGACTTCCACCGGCGTACGCAACCCAATCGAAGACATCGCCAAGATGATGGGGGACAAGTATCCGGATGTACTCATCCTTGTTGACGCGGTCTCCTCACTGATGGGCGACTGGTTTGACATTGACGCCCTGGGCCTGGATATCGTTGTCGCGTCAAGTCAGAAGGCAGTCGCGCTACCGCCTGGTCTTGCAGTTGCGGTTGTGTCTCAGCGTGCACTGGACAAGTGCCGCACGGTCCCGGACCGGGGCTACTACTTCGACTACGATGCCATGCTCAAGCGTTACGACAAGGATCGCCAGACTCCGACTACGCCAGCGATATCGCTGTTCTGGGCCCTGGATGCTGAGCTCGACCACATATTGAAGGAGGGCATGGAGAACCGGTACCAGCGGCATCTGGAGATGGCAAGGTTCACGCGCGACTGGGCCAGGCGTTACTTCGCGCTGTTTGCCGAGCCGGGTTACGAGTCGGTTACGCTGACCACTGCGACTAACACCCGGGGTATCAGCGTCAAAGACCTGAACTCGGAGTTGGGCAAGCGCGGTATGCAGATATCCAACGGCTACGGTGACCTGAAGGAGAAAACTTTCCGTATTGCCCACATGGGCGACCTAACGCTGGCTGACATGAAGGAGGTAACGGCGGCCATCGTGGACATACTGAAGTTGGAATAG
- a CDS encoding secondary thiamine-phosphate synthase enzyme YjbQ — protein MMVTLAIETGSRTELLDITSQVQQAVSQSGVESGICLVWVPHTTAAVTVNESYDPDVARDICNTLSRVVPAAAGYDHAEGNADAHVKASLIGPSVQVPVKNRRLALGQWQGIFFCEFDGPRRRRVEVSVLGSSTQSS, from the coding sequence CTGATGGTCACGCTTGCAATTGAGACTGGTTCACGCACCGAGCTATTGGACATCACCAGTCAAGTGCAGCAAGCGGTGAGCCAGAGCGGTGTGGAATCCGGTATCTGCCTTGTCTGGGTTCCTCACACGACGGCCGCTGTGACCGTCAACGAAAGCTATGACCCTGATGTGGCAAGAGACATCTGTAACACCCTGTCCCGAGTCGTACCGGCTGCGGCCGGATACGACCACGCCGAAGGGAACGCCGACGCCCATGTCAAGGCAAGTCTGATCGGCCCAAGCGTCCAGGTGCCGGTCAAGAACCGGCGGCTGGCGCTTGGACAGTGGCAGGGAATATTTTTCTGCGAGTTTGATGGCCCGCGGCGGCGACGGGTCGAAGTCAGTGTCCTAGGTAGTTCGACGCAATCATCATAG